A window from Mycobacterium botniense encodes these proteins:
- a CDS encoding thiamine pyrophosphate-dependent enzyme, producing the protein MTVVEPVSTVYARFLPADVPVQYLDPAGQLTSSTARYPRPPAERLVEMYRKMVLGRRFDEQAVALTKQGRLAVYPSARGQEACQVAAAMSLGRDDWMFPTYRDSMALFTRGIEPAGILGLLAGDWHCGYDPVRYRTAPQCTPLATQLLHAAGLAYAQLRKDTGAVVLALCGDGATSEGDFHEALNFAAVFRAPVVFLVQNNGFAISVPLARQTAAPSLAHKGIGYGIGSEQVDGNDPVAMLAVLDEARRYVSDGNGPVLVEAHTYRVEGHTNADDPTRYRTDTELAFWRERDPITRLDTYLRAEGLIDDTFAAGLAAEADELAAEVRAAMNADRAVDAGQLFEHVFAEQTAQLREQQRCLPDGPAAEAGRGGSA; encoded by the coding sequence GTGACCGTGGTCGAGCCGGTGAGCACGGTATACGCGAGGTTTTTGCCCGCAGACGTTCCGGTGCAATATCTCGATCCCGCCGGACAGCTCACCTCGAGCACCGCGAGATACCCCCGCCCACCGGCTGAGCGGCTGGTCGAAATGTACCGAAAGATGGTGCTGGGTAGGCGATTTGACGAGCAGGCCGTAGCGCTGACCAAACAGGGGCGGCTGGCGGTTTATCCGTCCGCCCGGGGACAGGAGGCCTGCCAAGTCGCTGCGGCGATGTCGCTGGGTCGCGACGACTGGATGTTCCCCACCTACCGCGACTCGATGGCGTTGTTCACCCGGGGTATCGAACCCGCGGGAATCCTCGGACTGCTGGCCGGTGACTGGCATTGCGGCTATGACCCGGTGCGGTATCGAACGGCGCCGCAATGCACCCCGTTGGCGACCCAGCTCCTGCACGCCGCCGGCCTGGCGTACGCGCAGCTGCGCAAAGACACCGGCGCCGTGGTGCTCGCGCTGTGCGGCGACGGCGCGACCAGCGAAGGTGATTTCCACGAAGCCCTCAACTTTGCCGCGGTCTTTCGGGCACCGGTGGTTTTCCTGGTGCAAAACAACGGTTTTGCGATCAGCGTCCCGCTGGCACGGCAGACCGCGGCTCCGTCGTTGGCGCACAAGGGGATCGGATACGGAATCGGCAGCGAGCAAGTCGACGGCAACGACCCGGTCGCCATGCTCGCGGTGCTGGACGAAGCCCGCCGCTACGTCTCAGACGGTAACGGGCCGGTGCTGGTGGAAGCCCACACCTACCGGGTCGAAGGACATACCAACGCCGACGACCCGACCCGCTACCGCACCGATACGGAGCTGGCGTTCTGGCGTGAGCGCGACCCGATCACCCGACTGGACACCTACCTGCGGGCCGAGGGTCTGATCGATGACACATTCGCGGCGGGGTTGGCCGCGGAAGCCGACGAGCTGGCCGCGGAAGTGCGCGCCGCGATGAACGCCGACCGGGCCGTCGACGCCGGCCAGTTGTTCGAGCATGTCTTCGCCGAGCAGACCGCTCAGCTGCGCGAGCAACAACGGTGCCTTCCCGACGGGCCGGCGGCGGAAGCCGGGCGGGGCGGGTCGGCATGA
- a CDS encoding Lrp/AsnC family transcriptional regulator, with translation MDDTADSIPLDEVDRSLIRALVADGRISMLELSKRAHVSRTHLYSRIERLQQAAIVEGFTARINLAKAGFATSALIALSIHQNAWRDLSAQLRTLRYIERYLLVGGDFDVLVMVRTPDNETLRTMVLERLHSMPGIRSTRTWLVFDEWQGDPSKWF, from the coding sequence ATGGACGACACCGCGGACTCGATCCCCCTCGACGAGGTGGACCGCAGCCTGATTCGCGCACTCGTGGCAGATGGCCGGATCTCGATGCTGGAACTTTCCAAGCGTGCCCACGTTTCTCGGACCCACCTGTATTCGCGTATCGAGCGCCTGCAACAGGCGGCGATCGTCGAAGGTTTCACCGCCCGGATCAACCTGGCAAAAGCAGGTTTTGCCACCTCGGCGCTGATCGCGTTGTCCATCCACCAAAACGCCTGGCGCGATCTGTCCGCCCAGCTGCGCACGCTGCGCTACATCGAACGCTACCTGTTGGTCGGAGGGGATTTCGACGTCCTGGTGATGGTCCGCACACCGGACAACGAGACGCTGCGCACCATGGTGCTGGAGCGATTGCACAGTATGCCCGGTATTCGCTCGACGCGGACCTGGCTGGTATTCGACGAATGGCAGGGCGATCCGTCCAAGTGGTTCTGA
- a CDS encoding Glu/Leu/Phe/Val dehydrogenase, which yields MNVDDALRWDGELTLTRYDPATGAWFVIRVDSIRCGRAAGGTRAAHYPSLVAALEDAGRLAGAMTLKMAVSGLPMGGGKSVIVLPAPRKDIAADAWRQMLRVHADNINKLNGSYWTGPDVNTNAEDMDILSETTEFVFGRSVQRGGVGSSAYSTALGVFEAMKVTAARRGLGTLDGLRVLIQGLGAVGSTLAALVSQAGARLLVTDTDPQRLACSREFDGETVDPEAALTTPCDIFAPCALGGVIDAAAAAGLPARAVVGAANNVLRDEQAGAILRRREILYAPDFVANAGGAFHLVGREVLGWDGDTVDRYTRRIADTLMEVYTISEARDITTEAAARLLAHRRAAAAAADVSVTV from the coding sequence GTGAACGTCGACGACGCCCTGCGCTGGGACGGCGAGCTGACCCTGACCCGCTACGATCCGGCGACCGGGGCCTGGTTTGTCATCCGCGTGGATTCGATCCGGTGCGGACGGGCCGCCGGCGGCACCCGCGCCGCGCACTACCCGTCCCTGGTGGCTGCGCTGGAGGACGCGGGCAGGCTGGCCGGTGCGATGACACTGAAGATGGCGGTCAGCGGGCTTCCGATGGGTGGCGGCAAGTCGGTGATTGTGCTGCCCGCGCCGCGCAAGGACATCGCTGCGGACGCCTGGCGGCAGATGCTGCGGGTGCATGCCGACAACATCAACAAGCTCAACGGCAGCTACTGGACCGGTCCCGACGTCAACACCAACGCTGAGGATATGGACATCCTCAGCGAGACAACCGAATTCGTTTTCGGGCGCTCGGTGCAGCGCGGTGGCGTGGGATCCAGCGCCTACAGCACCGCGCTGGGGGTGTTCGAAGCGATGAAGGTGACCGCTGCGCGGCGTGGGCTGGGGACCTTGGACGGTTTGAGGGTGCTCATCCAGGGGCTGGGTGCGGTGGGCAGCACACTGGCTGCCCTGGTTTCGCAAGCCGGGGCCCGGCTGCTGGTGACCGACACCGACCCGCAGCGTCTCGCCTGTTCCCGTGAATTCGACGGTGAGACAGTTGATCCCGAGGCAGCTTTGACGACACCGTGTGACATTTTCGCCCCCTGCGCGCTGGGCGGCGTCATCGACGCCGCCGCGGCCGCGGGGCTGCCGGCGCGCGCCGTGGTCGGCGCCGCAAACAATGTGCTGCGTGACGAACAGGCCGGGGCGATATTGCGCCGGCGGGAAATCCTGTACGCCCCGGATTTTGTCGCCAACGCCGGCGGCGCTTTTCACCTGGTTGGCCGCGAGGTGCTCGGCTGGGACGGCGACACCGTCGACCGCTACACCAGACGAATCGCCGACACGCTGATGGAGGTCTACACGATCAGCGAGGCGCGCGATATCACCACCGAGGCGGCGGCCCGGCTGCTGGCGCACCGCCGCGCCGCCGCTGCGGCAGCGGACGTTTCGGTGACCGTCTGA
- a CDS encoding metal-dependent hydrolase family protein, with the protein MSRRLLVRGGHVFDPVSGTAARADVVIDGERILDVGPGLDGDRVLEATGQLVVPGFIDCHVHVMLDDVNVLRLLQTPFSLRFFHAARNLRLTLRAGVTTVRDAAGADLGVKHAVTSGLVEGPDMRIAIGMLSPTGGHADEWLPSGGCVHALWPSYPGCPATVVDGPDDMRRTVRELLRAGADVLKVATTGGVISPRSDPRRAYFGPDEIAVLMAEARAARVSVMAHAHGTDGIKNAVRAGVRSIEHGVYLDEEAVEMMVDHGTWLVPTLSAPRALLRDGPAAAGLTDATRAKVVDVVAAHDASVRLAHAAGVRIAMGTDAGIAPHGENLRELELLAAQGLSPADALRAATTSAAELLGAADEIGEVAPGKRADLVLLEGTEVAVGNLAERLRGVVHRGVVVHRGDGGEPARAAGPARHTAEAMGAECPRDNAVPPVR; encoded by the coding sequence GTGAGCCGGCGGCTGCTGGTGCGCGGGGGACATGTCTTCGACCCCGTCTCGGGGACAGCGGCGCGCGCCGATGTGGTCATCGACGGTGAGCGCATCCTCGACGTCGGCCCGGGCCTGGACGGCGACCGCGTGCTCGAGGCCACCGGGCAGCTCGTGGTGCCGGGGTTCATCGACTGTCACGTGCATGTCATGCTCGACGACGTCAATGTGCTGAGGCTTCTCCAAACTCCGTTCTCGCTGAGGTTTTTTCACGCTGCCCGTAACCTGCGCCTGACCTTGCGGGCCGGGGTGACCACCGTGCGAGACGCGGCCGGGGCCGACCTCGGCGTCAAACACGCGGTGACCAGCGGGCTGGTCGAGGGGCCCGACATGCGCATCGCGATCGGCATGCTCAGCCCCACCGGCGGCCACGCCGACGAATGGCTGCCGTCCGGGGGGTGCGTGCACGCCTTGTGGCCGTCTTATCCCGGCTGCCCGGCAACGGTCGTGGACGGCCCGGACGACATGCGCCGCACGGTCCGCGAGCTGCTGCGCGCCGGCGCCGACGTGCTCAAGGTGGCCACCACCGGCGGCGTCATCAGTCCCCGAAGTGACCCGAGGCGCGCCTATTTCGGCCCCGACGAGATTGCCGTGTTGATGGCCGAGGCACGCGCGGCGCGGGTGTCGGTCATGGCGCACGCCCACGGCACCGACGGCATCAAAAACGCCGTCCGCGCGGGCGTGCGCTCCATCGAGCACGGGGTATACCTCGACGAAGAGGCCGTGGAGATGATGGTGGACCACGGGACCTGGCTGGTGCCAACACTTTCCGCTCCCCGCGCGCTGCTGCGTGACGGGCCGGCCGCGGCGGGGCTCACCGACGCCACCCGCGCCAAGGTCGTCGACGTTGTCGCGGCACACGACGCCTCGGTGCGGCTGGCGCATGCAGCCGGAGTGCGCATCGCGATGGGGACCGACGCCGGAATCGCTCCACACGGTGAGAATCTCCGCGAGCTCGAGTTGTTGGCCGCCCAAGGTCTGTCCCCCGCCGACGCGTTGCGAGCGGCCACCACATCGGCAGCCGAATTACTGGGCGCCGCCGACGAAATCGGTGAGGTGGCACCGGGTAAGCGCGCCGATCTGGTGCTGCTGGAGGGCACCGAGGTCGCCGTCGGTAACCTGGCTGAGCGACTCCGAGGGGTGGTGCACCGCGGTGTCGTGGTGCACCGCGGTGACGGCGGTGAGCCGGCGCGGGCGGCCGGGCCGGCCCGCCACACCGCCGAAGCGATGGGCGCAGAGTGCCCGCGGGACAACGCCGTACCTCCTGTCAGATGA
- a CDS encoding TetR/AcrR family transcriptional regulator, whose protein sequence is MTTRHTDLQARRREHRRNARRRLLDAAHRLLESRPWAEISLDDITSAAEVARTAFYRHFDDRQHLLMAMLDDVGLELGHVADNWMGGTDDPVAELRRSLTGLTAIFVEHGRLIQAISDTARYDPEVNQLYSALAEDLTAATARRIQADVEAGRSRIGQPYEVARALTWMNERYLLASFGQRPFADPTAVTEALTTIWLSTLYGHAAMDRR, encoded by the coding sequence GTGACAACCCGGCACACGGACCTGCAGGCGCGGCGGCGTGAACACCGGCGCAACGCACGCCGCCGGCTGCTCGACGCGGCACATCGGCTGCTGGAAAGCCGGCCATGGGCCGAAATCTCCCTCGATGACATCACGTCGGCCGCCGAGGTGGCCCGCACCGCCTTTTACCGGCATTTCGACGACCGGCAGCACTTGCTGATGGCGATGCTCGACGACGTCGGTTTGGAATTAGGCCACGTCGCCGACAATTGGATGGGCGGCACTGATGACCCGGTCGCCGAGCTGCGCCGCAGCCTGACCGGGCTGACCGCGATTTTCGTCGAACATGGCCGGCTCATCCAGGCGATCTCCGACACCGCACGCTACGACCCGGAGGTCAACCAGCTCTATTCGGCGCTGGCCGAAGATCTGACGGCGGCGACGGCGCGGCGGATCCAAGCCGACGTCGAGGCCGGACGCAGCCGCATCGGGCAGCCCTACGAGGTGGCGCGGGCACTGACCTGGATGAACGAGCGCTACCTGCTGGCCTCCTTCGGCCAGCGCCCGTTCGCCGACCCCACGGCGGTGACTGAGGCGCTCACCACGATCTGGCTCAGCACCCTCTACGGTCACGCCGCGATGGACCGGCGGTGA
- a CDS encoding LLM class flavin-dependent oxidoreductase, which translates to MRVSLSFTGFGPILADLPAVQAAEECGLDGLWYAEHICAHDAVVPAAVYLRATERLELALMGVSTAGRHPGLAAMELASLAEIAPGRVRAAIGTGVPDMIAKLGKTVSRPVETTLALHRALKTALAGGELTGEQPGFSFRHYQLAPVSTPPPLDLMAVRPRMLDAAARCADGVCLSAGASRRYLSDAVTRVLTTLDAAGRRRADFRISAVVLAFITDDIDSARSQAAQLLAGFDAATTEYLAAGAIPPGALVAAVAERGPAGALEVLTPEVIDALALVCPPDELGESLTAYAATGIDEIAIAPCAPPDQLPDLVELIAKCRSQFTAHP; encoded by the coding sequence GTGCGAGTCAGCTTGTCGTTCACCGGGTTCGGCCCGATCCTGGCCGACCTGCCGGCCGTGCAGGCCGCCGAGGAGTGCGGGCTGGACGGCCTGTGGTACGCCGAGCACATCTGCGCTCACGACGCGGTGGTGCCCGCCGCGGTGTATCTGCGTGCGACCGAACGGCTGGAATTGGCTTTGATGGGTGTCAGCACCGCGGGACGCCATCCCGGCCTGGCCGCTATGGAACTGGCCTCACTGGCCGAAATCGCTCCGGGGCGGGTGCGCGCGGCCATCGGCACCGGGGTGCCGGACATGATCGCCAAGCTGGGCAAGACGGTGTCTCGGCCCGTCGAGACCACCCTCGCGCTGCACCGGGCGCTCAAAACCGCGCTCGCCGGCGGCGAGTTGACCGGCGAGCAGCCCGGATTCAGTTTCCGCCACTACCAGTTGGCGCCGGTGAGCACGCCCCCGCCGTTGGACCTCATGGCGGTGCGGCCCCGCATGCTCGATGCGGCCGCCCGCTGCGCCGACGGCGTGTGCCTGAGCGCGGGCGCGTCGCGGCGCTACCTTTCCGATGCGGTCACGCGGGTGCTCACAACGCTGGACGCGGCCGGCCGCCGGCGCGCCGATTTCCGGATCTCGGCGGTGGTGCTCGCGTTCATCACCGACGACATCGACAGCGCCCGCAGCCAGGCGGCCCAACTACTCGCCGGCTTCGATGCCGCGACAACCGAATACCTTGCCGCCGGGGCCATCCCCCCCGGCGCGCTGGTCGCCGCGGTGGCCGAACGCGGCCCGGCGGGCGCCCTGGAGGTGCTCACCCCGGAGGTCATCGACGCCCTGGCGCTGGTGTGCCCGCCCGACGAACTTGGCGAGTCGCTGACCGCCTACGCCGCAACCGGAATCGACGAGATCGCAATCGCGCCCTGTGCGCCGCCGGACCAGTTGCCGGACTTGGTCGAGCTCATCGCCAAGTGCCGCAGCCAATTTACCGCCCACCCCTGA
- a CDS encoding YybH family protein, with product MTDTDTRLDGDVAQIMRLHREFVEANGPLDSSYLRRRVTATPGELVWYNLNGSVYRGQDHIAELWDALASNMSGPASTTELRDEHVEVVGDVAWVTYLNHYRSDFGDLGSCDCDMRATEIWRRRDGEWRLVHAHFSTHVPNQMGGV from the coding sequence ATGACCGACACCGATACCCGCCTCGACGGCGACGTGGCACAGATCATGCGCCTGCACCGGGAATTCGTCGAGGCCAACGGCCCGCTGGATTCCAGCTATCTGCGTCGCCGCGTCACGGCCACTCCCGGGGAACTGGTCTGGTACAACCTCAACGGCTCGGTCTACCGCGGGCAAGACCACATCGCTGAGTTGTGGGATGCGCTGGCGTCGAACATGAGCGGCCCGGCCAGCACCACCGAGTTGCGCGACGAACACGTGGAGGTCGTCGGCGACGTCGCCTGGGTGACCTATCTCAACCATTACCGCAGCGATTTCGGCGATCTCGGCAGCTGTGACTGCGATATGCGGGCCACCGAGATCTGGCGCCGCCGGGACGGCGAATGGCGGCTGGTGCACGCGCACTTCTCCACTCATGTGCCCAACCAGATGGGCGGTGTGTAA
- a CDS encoding alpha/beta fold hydrolase, with translation MEVVEQFCVAGPVGRVGGLRCAGEHPGIPAVFVHPINGAAEHWSAVMRRLSGRPVISVDLRGHGRSQPGGGYGAADYAADVEAVMNGLGIPHAHLVGASFGASAALMLAALRPQRVVSVTAIGGALRVDLDADAAVRELHTLGPAAFFTKFAKVSFAPGTDPRVLADTVAWATRADISVTEQIIRAAFAADISAIVGRVVAPALVLTGAQDRTCPPAAGAALAAALGTECRVLDGHGHLLHLEDPELVARLVDDHARRSETRMEGG, from the coding sequence GTGGAAGTGGTCGAGCAGTTCTGCGTGGCCGGCCCGGTGGGACGGGTCGGCGGACTACGCTGCGCCGGTGAGCACCCGGGTATTCCCGCGGTGTTCGTGCACCCCATCAACGGCGCCGCCGAACACTGGTCTGCGGTGATGCGGCGGCTGAGCGGCCGTCCCGTGATCAGCGTTGACCTGCGTGGACACGGCCGGTCGCAGCCGGGCGGAGGCTACGGTGCCGCTGACTACGCCGCCGATGTGGAGGCGGTGATGAACGGTCTCGGCATTCCGCACGCGCACCTGGTCGGCGCCTCCTTCGGCGCCAGCGCTGCCCTCATGCTCGCCGCCCTTCGGCCGCAGCGGGTGGTATCGGTGACCGCCATCGGCGGTGCGCTGCGCGTCGACCTGGACGCTGACGCCGCGGTCCGGGAGCTCCACACGCTCGGCCCGGCGGCGTTTTTCACGAAATTCGCGAAGGTGAGCTTCGCGCCCGGCACCGATCCCCGTGTGCTCGCCGACACTGTCGCCTGGGCGACGCGCGCCGACATCAGCGTCACCGAGCAGATCATCCGGGCAGCGTTCGCGGCGGACATCTCCGCCATCGTGGGCCGGGTCGTCGCACCCGCCCTGGTGCTGACCGGGGCGCAGGATCGCACCTGCCCGCCCGCCGCGGGCGCGGCCCTGGCCGCCGCGCTGGGCACTGAATGCCGGGTCCTCGACGGGCACGGGCACCTGCTGCATCTGGAGGATCCGGAGCTGGTGGCCCGCCTGGTCGACGACCATGCCCGGCGCAGTGAAACGCGCATGGAGGGCGGCTAG
- a CDS encoding FAD binding domain-containing protein yields MGAAPFDYLAAQSVEQACAMLSDDPSGTKVLAGGQSLMPLLVRRLARPRRLVDITRIAELHTMDVSSRGWQLGAAVTQRTAELAGALAGFGVLAQALPRVGKVSTRNVGTVCGSIAHANPAAELGVCLLTLGGEVTATSAAGSRSIAAEEFFLGPHRTALRADELVCSVTFYRPPAGSVGYFDEVTLRGAGDTPVISVAVSGQLHDGELGGLRVAVGGAGQQPVLAPAAITAGLAGPDDAVGDAAHSFAAQLHFADDAHASAQHRRRLAANLVARLVRRLRKELP; encoded by the coding sequence ATGGGTGCGGCCCCGTTCGATTACCTGGCGGCGCAGTCCGTCGAGCAAGCCTGTGCGATGTTGAGCGATGATCCTTCCGGCACAAAAGTTCTCGCAGGCGGGCAGAGCCTGATGCCGCTGCTGGTGCGCCGGCTGGCGCGGCCGCGCCGGCTGGTTGACATCACCCGGATCGCCGAGCTGCACACCATGGACGTGAGCTCCCGCGGCTGGCAGCTGGGCGCGGCGGTCACCCAGCGGACCGCGGAGCTGGCCGGCGCGCTGGCCGGCTTCGGTGTGCTCGCGCAGGCGCTGCCCCGCGTCGGCAAGGTCAGCACCCGCAACGTGGGAACGGTCTGCGGCAGCATCGCCCACGCCAATCCCGCCGCCGAATTGGGTGTCTGCCTGCTGACGCTGGGCGGAGAGGTCACCGCCACCTCGGCGGCGGGTTCCCGCTCCATTGCGGCTGAAGAGTTTTTCCTGGGCCCGCACCGCACCGCGCTGCGAGCCGACGAATTGGTGTGCAGTGTCACGTTTTACCGGCCACCCGCGGGATCGGTGGGCTATTTCGACGAGGTCACGCTCCGCGGCGCCGGCGACACTCCGGTGATCAGCGTCGCAGTCAGCGGCCAGCTCCACGACGGCGAGCTGGGCGGGCTGCGGGTCGCGGTCGGCGGGGCCGGACAGCAGCCCGTGCTGGCACCGGCGGCGATCACCGCGGGGCTTGCCGGGCCCGACGACGCGGTCGGCGACGCCGCGCACAGTTTCGCAGCGCAGCTGCACTTCGCCGACGACGCGCACGCCTCGGCGCAACACCGGCGCCGGCTGGCGGCCAACCTGGTGGCCCGACTGGTGCGCCGGCTGCGGAAGGAGCTGCCATGA
- a CDS encoding (2Fe-2S)-binding protein, which produces MTSEVTITLRVNGRPVTASVPARMTLADFVRDRLRLTGTHLGCGQGLCGCCNVLLDERSVRACLLLAVQADGKDVVTVEGISAATDFDDHSSIAGCLVRHHALQCGFCTPGFVVLLAELLAEVDRGARPAPAELRTRLAGCLCRCTGYAPILAAAEELVAAKIVECSR; this is translated from the coding sequence ATGACCAGCGAGGTGACCATCACACTGCGGGTCAACGGGCGGCCCGTCACCGCGAGCGTGCCGGCACGGATGACGCTTGCCGACTTTGTGCGGGACCGGCTCCGGCTCACCGGAACACACCTGGGCTGCGGCCAGGGGCTGTGCGGCTGCTGCAATGTGCTGCTCGACGAGCGGTCGGTGCGGGCCTGCCTGCTGCTGGCCGTGCAAGCCGACGGTAAAGATGTCGTGACCGTCGAAGGCATATCAGCGGCAACCGATTTCGACGACCATTCCAGTATTGCGGGGTGTCTGGTGCGCCACCACGCTCTGCAATGCGGTTTCTGCACACCAGGATTCGTGGTGCTGCTGGCAGAGCTGCTGGCCGAGGTCGACCGGGGCGCCCGTCCCGCGCCGGCGGAGCTGCGGACCCGCCTGGCCGGGTGCCTGTGCCGCTGCACCGGCTACGCGCCGATTTTGGCCGCCGCCGAAGAACTGGTCGCCGCCAAGATCGTGGAGTGCAGCCGATGA
- a CDS encoding xanthine dehydrogenase family protein molybdopterin-binding subunit, which translates to MSPARQVGGSPAGPNLRRLAAGGGRYLADECAAGELHLVVVRSREPHARISVDTRRARAAPGVHAVLVGADVRGATEPMGMMWNAPIQASAPTWCLAGDRVRYVGEPIAAVIADDAYLAEDAAELVDVTYDPLPAVVEASEQSTPLLYDDWPDNVFGRTRFEAGDAAAALAGAAVVVRGRYTNSRVAGLSLETRGVRAAWDIAGQTVTVWTSTQSPHQVREALATSLRIPRSRVQVRCPDIGGAFGNKACAYIEEILVAFAARVVRRPVRWIEGRSEAFLATVHGRGTVVDLELGFTADGVISGLRATVLLDCGATPYMVGLGTGVVTAATVLGPYRIGDALSELVAVVTNKTPIGAYRGFGMPEATFAIERAMDEGARLLGMDPVTIRHRNLLRPEELPYWTAAMMCLDSGRYSELLDLVAERIDWQHTRREAEQARAAGRLVGVGVACYLEATNFGPSLTAAMMGISSAGHDRAVVRVDASGLVTVLTGQMPMGQGLDTVLAQVAADEIGVPLEAVEVICGDTAACPYTGYGSGGSRGAGVSGSAVMMAAREVREQMLVIAAHLLNAADSAVLRDADGAFTDTSGRRVTVAEVAEAAYRATDLPDGVQPGLEAAYTYDPRGFAFSYGSVAAVVEIDPDTGTVTVQRLVFGHDCGVQLNPAKVAGQILGGAAQGLGAALYEQLPYSADGYPVVQSLWDYFPPLPANMPPVELVHLETPSPFSLNGAKGTGESGAIPIPAVLANAIRDALGEHAGTVADTLPITAERLLEAIETTRRSAPVRIETR; encoded by the coding sequence ATGAGCCCGGCCCGCCAGGTCGGTGGCAGCCCCGCAGGGCCGAATCTGCGGCGCCTGGCCGCCGGCGGGGGGCGTTATCTGGCCGATGAGTGCGCGGCCGGGGAACTGCACCTGGTGGTGGTCCGCTCCCGCGAACCGCATGCCCGCATCTCGGTGGACACCCGGCGGGCCCGCGCCGCGCCCGGTGTGCATGCGGTGCTGGTCGGCGCGGACGTGCGCGGGGCCACCGAGCCGATGGGCATGATGTGGAACGCGCCGATCCAGGCCAGCGCGCCCACCTGGTGTCTGGCCGGTGACCGGGTCCGCTATGTCGGCGAGCCGATCGCGGCCGTCATCGCCGATGACGCCTACCTGGCCGAGGACGCCGCGGAGCTGGTGGACGTCACCTATGACCCGCTGCCGGCGGTGGTCGAGGCGTCCGAGCAGAGCACTCCGCTGCTCTATGACGACTGGCCGGATAACGTCTTCGGGCGCACCCGGTTCGAGGCGGGCGACGCCGCCGCCGCGCTGGCCGGCGCCGCCGTGGTGGTGCGGGGCCGCTACACCAACAGCAGGGTGGCCGGGTTGTCGCTGGAGACCCGCGGGGTGCGGGCGGCCTGGGATATCGCCGGGCAGACCGTCACGGTGTGGACATCCACCCAGTCCCCGCATCAGGTGCGCGAGGCGCTGGCGACGTCGCTGCGCATCCCGCGCAGCCGCGTGCAGGTGCGCTGCCCCGACATCGGCGGGGCGTTCGGCAACAAGGCGTGCGCCTATATCGAGGAGATCCTGGTGGCGTTCGCGGCGCGGGTGGTGCGCCGCCCGGTGCGGTGGATCGAAGGCCGCAGCGAGGCGTTCCTCGCCACCGTGCACGGCCGCGGCACCGTCGTCGACCTCGAGCTGGGGTTCACCGCCGACGGCGTCATCTCGGGACTGCGGGCCACCGTGCTGTTGGATTGCGGCGCAACACCGTACATGGTGGGGTTGGGCACCGGGGTGGTCACCGCGGCGACGGTGCTGGGTCCGTACCGGATCGGTGACGCGCTCAGCGAGCTGGTGGCGGTGGTGACGAACAAGACACCCATCGGCGCCTACCGCGGATTCGGCATGCCCGAGGCCACCTTCGCCATCGAGCGCGCGATGGACGAGGGCGCCCGGCTGCTGGGCATGGATCCGGTGACGATCCGGCACCGAAACCTGCTGCGCCCCGAGGAACTTCCGTACTGGACGGCGGCGATGATGTGCCTGGACAGCGGGCGCTACAGCGAGCTGCTGGATCTGGTGGCGGAGCGCATCGACTGGCAGCACACGCGCCGGGAAGCCGAGCAGGCGCGGGCCGCCGGCCGGCTGGTGGGCGTCGGGGTGGCCTGCTATCTGGAGGCGACGAATTTCGGGCCGTCGCTGACGGCGGCGATGATGGGGATCAGCAGCGCCGGGCACGACCGCGCCGTGGTGCGGGTGGACGCCTCGGGTCTGGTCACCGTGCTCACCGGTCAGATGCCGATGGGTCAGGGGCTGGACACGGTGCTCGCGCAGGTCGCCGCCGACGAGATCGGGGTGCCGCTGGAGGCGGTGGAGGTGATCTGCGGGGACACCGCGGCATGCCCCTACACCGGTTACGGCAGCGGCGGCAGCCGCGGGGCGGGGGTCTCCGGGTCAGCGGTGATGATGGCCGCGCGTGAAGTCCGCGAGCAGATGCTCGTGATCGCGGCTCACCTGCTGAACGCTGCCGACTCGGCGGTGCTGCGCGACGCCGACGGAGCGTTCACCGACACCTCGGGCCGCCGCGTGACCGTCGCCGAAGTGGCCGAAGCTGCCTATCGGGCAACGGATCTGCCCGACGGTGTGCAACCCGGCCTGGAAGCGGCCTACACCTATGACCCGCGGGGTTTCGCGTTCTCCTACGGCTCGGTGGCGGCGGTGGTCGAAATCGACCCCGACACCGGCACGGTCACGGTGCAGCGGCTGGTGTTCGGCCACGACTGCGGTGTGCAGCTCAACCCGGCCAAGGTGGCGGGGCAGATCCTCGGCGGCGCGGCACAGGGGCTGGGCGCGGCGCTGTACGAGCAGCTGCCCTACAGCGCGGACGGCTATCCCGTGGTGCAGTCGCTGTGGGACTACTTCCCGCCGCTGCCGGCCAACATGCCGCCGGTCGAGCTCGTGCATTTGGAGACCCCCTCGCCGTTCTCCCTCAACGGCGCCAAGGGCACCGGCGAAAGCGGCGCCATCCCGATCCCCGCGGTGCTGGCCAACGCCATCCGCGACGCGCTGGGCGAGCACGCCGGCACCGTCGCCGACACCCTGCCCATCACCGCGGAACGGCTGCTCGAGGCGATCGAGACGACGCGCCGAAGCGCACCGGTCCGCATCGAAACCCGGTGA